Proteins found in one Serinicoccus marinus DSM 15273 genomic segment:
- a CDS encoding glycosyltransferase, which yields MERSAERRMVLILADEDYAQRFAQPHLVVPNTTPVPPDPPPAGTPDEQGRLRVVYLGSLTRERGVGELVRVGEQLAARTEGRAVLEIVGPAHGSATTEQLQAAQRAGHLEWSGFLPADRALDRLDGALAGLSLLHDVENFRPSMPTKVVEYLAHAVPVISTPLPRAVDLVDRSGAGTVVPFHDVEQTVEQLLAWVADPAAAAELGRRGHDLARRELDWGVHSAEFVTAMERLAGASR from the coding sequence ATGGAGCGCAGCGCCGAGCGTCGGATGGTCCTCATCCTCGCCGACGAGGACTACGCCCAGCGCTTCGCCCAGCCGCACCTGGTGGTGCCCAACACCACCCCGGTGCCCCCTGACCCCCCGCCTGCCGGGACGCCGGACGAGCAGGGGCGGCTGCGCGTGGTCTACCTCGGCAGCCTGACGCGGGAGCGCGGCGTGGGTGAGCTCGTGCGGGTGGGTGAGCAGCTGGCCGCCCGCACCGAGGGCCGCGCGGTGCTGGAGATCGTCGGTCCGGCGCACGGGTCGGCCACCACCGAGCAGCTGCAGGCGGCGCAACGCGCGGGCCATCTGGAGTGGTCCGGGTTCCTGCCTGCCGACCGGGCCCTGGACCGGCTCGACGGGGCGCTCGCCGGGCTCTCGCTGCTCCACGACGTGGAGAACTTCCGGCCGAGCATGCCGACCAAGGTGGTGGAGTACCTCGCGCACGCCGTCCCGGTCATCAGCACCCCGCTGCCCCGGGCGGTGGACCTCGTCGACCGCAGCGGTGCCGGCACGGTCGTCCCCTTCCACGACGTCGAGCAGACCGTCGAGCAGCTGCTGGCCTGGGTGGCGGACCCGGCGGCCGCGGCGGAGCTCGGACGGCGCGGGCACGACCTCGCACGCCGCGAGCTCGACTGGGGGGTCCACTCAGCGGAGTTCGTCACCGCCATGGAGCGGCTCGCTGGCGCCTCCCGCTGA